The following nucleotide sequence is from Dethiosulfovibrio peptidovorans.
AGCCGTCACAACGGAAGATAACCACCAGCTTCTCTCCATGGATCCCGGAGACGAAAACCCAGTCAACCCCGCCGACATGATTAAGAAAATCGGCGATAATCACCAATACATCGGGGCTGCTTACCCGCCCGATATGGCTATAATACCGCCCCTTGGAAAATTTTAGC
It contains:
- a CDS encoding phosphoethanolamine methyltransferase, with the protein product LKFSKGRYYSHIGRVSSPDVLVIIADFLNHVGGVDWVFVSGIHGEKLVVIFRCDGYRKSAGKLAAKTFGELGSAGGHKGAARAEVPLKNLDLGDKEFTSDSLKRFLLRHI